One region of Citrus sinensis cultivar Valencia sweet orange chromosome 6, DVS_A1.0, whole genome shotgun sequence genomic DNA includes:
- the LOC102622580 gene encoding receptor kinase-like protein Xa21 isoform X1: MSLGMMIRFLLLRCFTLSFIIASANTTSITTDRDALLAFKAHITHDPTNFVAKNWSTSTSVCNWTGVTCDVYNHRVTALNISLFGLTGTIPSQLGNLSSLQSLNLSHNRLSGAIPSSIFSINSLQILDLSDNQLSGSFPSSISNMSSLTFIDFSSNTLSDQLSPNICNHFPNLESLLLKNNTFNGEIPSTLSNCRQLRKLYLSLNQFTGAIPKEIGKLTRLSVLSLRDNKFQGEIPQELGNLAKLEQLWLQSNFLNGTIPSSIFKFSFLLYLDLSNNSLRGTVPKEIGNVSHLKWLYLHYNRFLGAIPKEIGNLTKLLRLSLQDNKFQGEIPHELGNLAELETLSLQNNSLTGTIPSSIFKLSSLLYLDFSNNNLRGEIPHELGNLAELETLSLQNNSLTGTIPSSIFKLSSLLYLGFSNNSLRGEIPHELGNLAELETLSLQNNFLTGTIPSSIFKLSSLLYLDFSNNNLRGKLEGKVENLESLCYRWRNLKGNYFTGNGTIPKEIGNLTNLKELSLYNNRFKGTIPKEIGNFTKLKELILSNNRLEGEIPHEIGNLRDLEWLELSDNKLVGVVPATIFNLSTLKVFAVSNNSLSGSLQSSADVQLPNLEGIYLWGNNFSGTIPSFIFNASKLSTLALGDNSFFGFIPNTFGNLGNLRRFNIENNYLTSSTPELNFLSSLSNSKYLKVLELSYNPLNGILPRTSMGNLSHSLEKFVMINCNVGGAIPEEISNLTNLRMIGFSGNKLNGSIPITLGKLQKLQLLSFRDNKLEGSIPEDVCSLAELYQLHLGGNKLSRSIPTCIGNLTSLRTLSLGSNELISVIPSTLWNLEYIMNLNFSSNFLTGPLPLEIGNLKVLVGIDFSMNNFSGAIPTTIGGLAYLQYLLLGHNKLEGSIPNPIGDLISLEYLDLSNNNLSGPIPVSLEKLLYLKDLNLSFNNLEGEIPKGGSFGNFSAKSFEGNKLLCGSPNLQVPPCKTSIHHTSRKNALLLGIVLPLSIVSMIVVILLISRYRKRGKQLPNDANMPPVATWRRFSYLELFQATDGFSENNLIGRGSFGSVYKARIQDGMEVAVKVFHLQCGGVFKSFDVECEVMKSIRHRNLIKIISTCSNDDFKALVLEYMPHGSLEKCLYSSNCILDIFQRLNIMIDIAVALEYLHFGYSALVIHCDLKPSNVLLDDNMVAHLSDFGIAKLLTGEDQSKSQTQTLATIGYMAPEYGREGRVSTNGDVYSFGIMLMETFTKKKPTDKIFAGEMTLKYWVSNLLPISVMEIVDANLLSREDKHFAAKEQCVSFVFNLAMECTVESAEQRINAKEIVTRLLKIRDSLLICTRESKLN, from the exons ATGTCTCTCGGGATGATGATCAGATTTCTCTTACTCCGTTGCTTTACTCTTTCCTTCATTATTGCATCAGCTAACACAACTAGTATTACCACAGACCGAGATGCTCTTCTTGCCTTCAAAGCTCATATAACTCATGATCCAACCAATTTCGTAGCTAAAAATTGGAGCACGAGTACTTCTGTCTGTAATTGGACAGGAGTGACTTGTGATGTCTATAACCATAGAGTCACAGCTTtgaatatttctctttttggcCTCACAGGCACCATCCCTTCCCAGCTTGGGAATCTATCTTCTCTGCAATCACTTAATCTCAGTCATAACCGACTTTCGGGTGCCATACCTTCCTCTATCTTCAGCATAAACTCACTACAAATACTTGATCTCAGTGATAACCAACTCTCTGGTTCTTTCCCTTCTTCCATCTCCAATATGTCTTCCTTaacttttattgatttttcaagCAATACACTATCGGACCAACTCTCACCCAATATTTGTAATCATTTTCCTAATTTGGAATCCCTGCTCCTGAAAAATAACACGTTTAACGGCGAAATACCATCCACTTTATCAAACTGCAGACAGCTGCGAAAGTTATATTTATCACTCAATCAGTTCACAGGAGCTATACCGAAAGAAATCGGCAAATTGACAAGGCTTTCGGTGTTATCTCTTCGAGATAACAAATTCCAAG GAGAAATTCCGCAGGAGCTAGGAAATCTTGCAAAATTGGAGCAGTTATGGctacaatcaaatttcttaaatggAACCATTCCTTCCTCaatcttcaaattttcttttctattgtATTTGGATTTGTCAAATAATAGCTTGAGAG GTACCGTACCAAAAGAAATCGGCAACGTTTCTCATCTAAAGTGGTTATATCTTCACTACAACAGGTTCTTAG GAGCTATACCAAAAGAAATTGGCAACTTGACCAAGCTTTTGAGGTTATCTCTTCAAGATAACAAATTCCAAG gTGAAATTCCACACGAGCTAGGAAACCTTGCAGAATTGGAGACGTTATCTCTACAAAATAATTCCTTAACTGGAACCATTCCCTCCTCAATCTTCAAACTTTCGTCTCTACTGTATTTGGATTTCTCAAACAATAACTTGAGAG gTGAAATTCCACACGAGCTAGGAAACCTTGCAGAATTGGAGACGTTATCTCTACAAAATAATTCCTTAACCGGAACCATTCCTTCCTCAATCTTCAAACTTTCGTCTCTATTGTATTTGGGTTTCTCAAACAATAGCTTGAGAG gTGAAATTCCACACGAGCTAGGAAACCTTGCAGAATTGGAGACGTTATctctacaaaataatttcttaactGGAACCATTCCTTCCTCAATCTTCAAACTTTCGTCTCTACTGTATTTGGATTTCTCAAACAATAACTTGAGAG GAAAACTTGAAGGAAAGGTAGAGAACTTGGAATCTCTATGTTACCGATGgagaaatttgaaaggaaattattttactGGAAACG GTACCATACCGAAAGAAATTGGTAACTTGACTAATCTTAAGGAGTTATCTCTTTACAATAACAGATTCAAAG GCACCATACCAAAAGAAATTGGCAACTTTACTAAGCTTAAGGAGTTAATTCTTTCCAATAACAGACTTGAAG GTGAGATACCACATGAAATCGGTAATCTCCGTGATTTGGAGTGGTTGGAGCTTTCTGATAACAAATTAGTTGGTGTTGTCCCAGCTACAATCTTCAATTTGTCAACACTCAAAGTATTTGCGGTTTCAAATAATTCTCTCTCGGGAAGTCTTCAATCAAGCGCAGATGTCCAACTTCCAAATCTTGAGGGGATTTACTTGTGGGGTAACAATTTTAGTGGCACAATTCCTAGTTTCATCTTCAATGCTTCTAAGCTCTCTACACTAGCCTTGGGAGATAACTCATTCTTCGGTTTTATTCCCAACACATTTGGCAACTTAGGAAACCTTCGGCGGTTTAATATagagaataattatttgaCGTCTTCAACTCCAGAATTGAACTTTCTATCCTCGTTGTCAAATAGCAAGTATTTAAAAGTTCTTGAGTTATCATATAATCCACTAAATGGCATTCTTCCAAGGACATCTATGGGTAATCTTTCACATTCTTTGGAAAAATTTGTCATGATCAATTGCAACGTTGGTGGCGCTATTCCTGAAGAGATTAGCAACTTAACCAACTTGAGAATGATTGGTTTTTCAGGCAATAAATTGAATGGATCAATTCCGATTACTCTCGGCAAATTACAAAAGCTTCAACTTTTGAGTTTTCGAGATAATAAATTGGAAGGATCTATCCCGGAAGATGTTTGTAGTTTGGCTGAACTGTATCAGTTGCACTTAGGTGGCAATAAGCTCTCTAGATCAATTCCTACATGCATTGGTAATCTGACTTCTCTAAGGACACTCTCGTTAGGttccaatgaattaatttctGTCATACCCTCAACTTTGTGGAACCTTGAGTACATCATGAACCTCAACTTTTCCTCAAATTTTTTGACTGGCCCACTACCATTAGAGATTGGAAATTTGAAGGTTTTGGTAGGAATAGATTTTTCgatgaataatttttcaggAGCTATCCCAACTACAATTGGAGGCCTAGCATATTTACAATATCTCCTCTTAGGACATAACAAATTGGAAGGCTCGATTCCTAATCCAATTGGTGATTTGATAAGCTTGGAATATTTGGATCTGTCCAATAATAATCTCTCTGGGCCTATTCCTGTGTCTTTAGAGAAACTCTTATATCTCAAAGATCTAAATCTTTCTTTCAACAATCTAGAAGGTGAAATTCCCAAGGGAGGATCTTTTGGAAACTTCTCGGCTAAATCATTTGAGGGAAACAAATTATTATGTGGTTCACCCAATCTACAAGTCCCACCATGTAAAACTAGCATCCACCATACATCAAGAAAAAATGCTCTTCTCCTAGGGATTGTCTTGCCATTGAGTATTGTGTCTATGATAGTAGTCATTTTGTTGATCTCTAGATATAGAAAGAGAGGAAAACAACTACCAAATGATGCTAATATGCCACCAGTGGCAACTTGGAGAAGGTTTTCATATCTAGAGCTTTTTCAAGCAACAGACGGATTTAGTGAAAACAATCTAATTGGTAGAGGAAGTTTTGGCTCTGTTTACAAAGCAAGAATTCAAGATGGGATGGAGGTTGCAGTAAAGGTTTTTCACCTGCAATGTGGAGGAGTATTTAAGAGTTTCGATGTTGAATGTGAGGTGATGAAAAGTATTCGCCATCGAAACcttatcaaaatcatcagtACTTGttcaaatgatgattttaaagCGTTGGTATTAGAATACATGCCTCATGGAAGTCTAGAAAAGTGTTTGTATTCGAGCAACTGCATTTtggatatttttcaaagattgaACATAATGATAGATATTGCAGTAGCTTTGGAATATCTGCACTTCGGTTATTCAGCTCTTGTAATTCATTGTGACTTAAAGCCTAGCAATGTATTGTTAGATGATAATATGGTTGCCCATTTGAGTGATTTTGGCATTGCAAAGCTCTTAACCGGAGAAGATCAATCTAAGAGTCAAACACAAACACTTGCCACAATAGGTTATATGGCACCAG AGTATGGAAGAGAAGGACGAGTATCCACAAATGGGGATGTTTACAGCTTTGGAATTATGTTAATGGAAACATTTACAAAGAAGAAACCTACTGATAAAATTTTTGCTGGAGAAATGACGTTAAAGTATTGGGTTAGTAATTTGTTACCCATTTCAGTCATGGAAATTGTCGATGCAAATCTACTAAGTCGGGAGGACAAACATTTTGCCGCCAAAGAACAATGTGTGTCGTTTGTCTTCAATTTGGCTATGGAGTGCACTGTAGAATCAGCAGAGCAGAGAATCAATGCAAAAGAAATTGTAACaagacttttaaaaattagagactcTTTGCTTATCTGTACAAGagaatcaaaattgaattga
- the LOC102622580 gene encoding receptor kinase-like protein Xa21 isoform X6: MSLGMMIRFLLLRCFTLSFIIASANTTSITTDRDALLAFKAHITHDPTNFVAKNWSTSTSVCNWTGVTCDVYNHRVTALNISLFGLTGTIPSQLGNLSSLQSLNLSHNRLSGAIPSSIFSINSLQILDLSDNQLSGSFPSSISNMSSLTFIDFSSNTLSDQLSPNICNHFPNLESLLLKNNTFNGEIPSTLSNCRQLRKLYLSLNQFTGAIPKEIGKLTRLSVLSLRDNKFQGEIPQELGNLAKLEQLWLQSNFLNGTIPSSIFKFSFLLYLDLSNNSLRGTVPKEIGNVSHLKWLYLHYNRFLGAIPKEIGNLTKLLRLSLQDNKFQGEIPHELGNLAELETLSLQNNSLTGTIPSSIFKLSSLLYLDFSNNNLRGEIPHELGNLAELETLSLQNNSLTGTIPSSIFKLSSLLYLGFSNNSLRGEIPHELGNLAELETLSLQNNFLTGTIPSSIFKLSSLLYLDFSNNNLRGTIPKEIGNLTNLKELSLYNNRFKGEIPHEIGNLRDLEWLELSDNKLVGVVPATIFNLSTLKVFAVSNNSLSGSLQSSADVQLPNLEGIYLWGNNFSGTIPSFIFNASKLSTLALGDNSFFGFIPNTFGNLGNLRRFNIENNYLTSSTPELNFLSSLSNSKYLKVLELSYNPLNGILPRTSMGNLSHSLEKFVMINCNVGGAIPEEISNLTNLRMIGFSGNKLNGSIPITLGKLQKLQLLSFRDNKLEGSIPEDVCSLAELYQLHLGGNKLSRSIPTCIGNLTSLRTLSLGSNELISVIPSTLWNLEYIMNLNFSSNFLTGPLPLEIGNLKVLVGIDFSMNNFSGAIPTTIGGLAYLQYLLLGHNKLEGSIPNPIGDLISLEYLDLSNNNLSGPIPVSLEKLLYLKDLNLSFNNLEGEIPKGGSFGNFSAKSFEGNKLLCGSPNLQVPPCKTSIHHTSRKNALLLGIVLPLSIVSMIVVILLISRYRKRGKQLPNDANMPPVATWRRFSYLELFQATDGFSENNLIGRGSFGSVYKARIQDGMEVAVKVFHLQCGGVFKSFDVECEVMKSIRHRNLIKIISTCSNDDFKALVLEYMPHGSLEKCLYSSNCILDIFQRLNIMIDIAVALEYLHFGYSALVIHCDLKPSNVLLDDNMVAHLSDFGIAKLLTGEDQSKSQTQTLATIGYMAPEYGREGRVSTNGDVYSFGIMLMETFTKKKPTDKIFAGEMTLKYWVSNLLPISVMEIVDANLLSREDKHFAAKEQCVSFVFNLAMECTVESAEQRINAKEIVTRLLKIRDSLLICTRESKLN; the protein is encoded by the exons ATGTCTCTCGGGATGATGATCAGATTTCTCTTACTCCGTTGCTTTACTCTTTCCTTCATTATTGCATCAGCTAACACAACTAGTATTACCACAGACCGAGATGCTCTTCTTGCCTTCAAAGCTCATATAACTCATGATCCAACCAATTTCGTAGCTAAAAATTGGAGCACGAGTACTTCTGTCTGTAATTGGACAGGAGTGACTTGTGATGTCTATAACCATAGAGTCACAGCTTtgaatatttctctttttggcCTCACAGGCACCATCCCTTCCCAGCTTGGGAATCTATCTTCTCTGCAATCACTTAATCTCAGTCATAACCGACTTTCGGGTGCCATACCTTCCTCTATCTTCAGCATAAACTCACTACAAATACTTGATCTCAGTGATAACCAACTCTCTGGTTCTTTCCCTTCTTCCATCTCCAATATGTCTTCCTTaacttttattgatttttcaagCAATACACTATCGGACCAACTCTCACCCAATATTTGTAATCATTTTCCTAATTTGGAATCCCTGCTCCTGAAAAATAACACGTTTAACGGCGAAATACCATCCACTTTATCAAACTGCAGACAGCTGCGAAAGTTATATTTATCACTCAATCAGTTCACAGGAGCTATACCGAAAGAAATCGGCAAATTGACAAGGCTTTCGGTGTTATCTCTTCGAGATAACAAATTCCAAG GAGAAATTCCGCAGGAGCTAGGAAATCTTGCAAAATTGGAGCAGTTATGGctacaatcaaatttcttaaatggAACCATTCCTTCCTCaatcttcaaattttcttttctattgtATTTGGATTTGTCAAATAATAGCTTGAGAG GTACCGTACCAAAAGAAATCGGCAACGTTTCTCATCTAAAGTGGTTATATCTTCACTACAACAGGTTCTTAG GAGCTATACCAAAAGAAATTGGCAACTTGACCAAGCTTTTGAGGTTATCTCTTCAAGATAACAAATTCCAAG gTGAAATTCCACACGAGCTAGGAAACCTTGCAGAATTGGAGACGTTATCTCTACAAAATAATTCCTTAACTGGAACCATTCCCTCCTCAATCTTCAAACTTTCGTCTCTACTGTATTTGGATTTCTCAAACAATAACTTGAGAG gTGAAATTCCACACGAGCTAGGAAACCTTGCAGAATTGGAGACGTTATCTCTACAAAATAATTCCTTAACCGGAACCATTCCTTCCTCAATCTTCAAACTTTCGTCTCTATTGTATTTGGGTTTCTCAAACAATAGCTTGAGAG gTGAAATTCCACACGAGCTAGGAAACCTTGCAGAATTGGAGACGTTATctctacaaaataatttcttaactGGAACCATTCCTTCCTCAATCTTCAAACTTTCGTCTCTACTGTATTTGGATTTCTCAAACAATAACTTGAGAG GTACCATACCGAAAGAAATTGGTAACTTGACTAATCTTAAGGAGTTATCTCTTTACAATAACAGATTCAAAG GTGAGATACCACATGAAATCGGTAATCTCCGTGATTTGGAGTGGTTGGAGCTTTCTGATAACAAATTAGTTGGTGTTGTCCCAGCTACAATCTTCAATTTGTCAACACTCAAAGTATTTGCGGTTTCAAATAATTCTCTCTCGGGAAGTCTTCAATCAAGCGCAGATGTCCAACTTCCAAATCTTGAGGGGATTTACTTGTGGGGTAACAATTTTAGTGGCACAATTCCTAGTTTCATCTTCAATGCTTCTAAGCTCTCTACACTAGCCTTGGGAGATAACTCATTCTTCGGTTTTATTCCCAACACATTTGGCAACTTAGGAAACCTTCGGCGGTTTAATATagagaataattatttgaCGTCTTCAACTCCAGAATTGAACTTTCTATCCTCGTTGTCAAATAGCAAGTATTTAAAAGTTCTTGAGTTATCATATAATCCACTAAATGGCATTCTTCCAAGGACATCTATGGGTAATCTTTCACATTCTTTGGAAAAATTTGTCATGATCAATTGCAACGTTGGTGGCGCTATTCCTGAAGAGATTAGCAACTTAACCAACTTGAGAATGATTGGTTTTTCAGGCAATAAATTGAATGGATCAATTCCGATTACTCTCGGCAAATTACAAAAGCTTCAACTTTTGAGTTTTCGAGATAATAAATTGGAAGGATCTATCCCGGAAGATGTTTGTAGTTTGGCTGAACTGTATCAGTTGCACTTAGGTGGCAATAAGCTCTCTAGATCAATTCCTACATGCATTGGTAATCTGACTTCTCTAAGGACACTCTCGTTAGGttccaatgaattaatttctGTCATACCCTCAACTTTGTGGAACCTTGAGTACATCATGAACCTCAACTTTTCCTCAAATTTTTTGACTGGCCCACTACCATTAGAGATTGGAAATTTGAAGGTTTTGGTAGGAATAGATTTTTCgatgaataatttttcaggAGCTATCCCAACTACAATTGGAGGCCTAGCATATTTACAATATCTCCTCTTAGGACATAACAAATTGGAAGGCTCGATTCCTAATCCAATTGGTGATTTGATAAGCTTGGAATATTTGGATCTGTCCAATAATAATCTCTCTGGGCCTATTCCTGTGTCTTTAGAGAAACTCTTATATCTCAAAGATCTAAATCTTTCTTTCAACAATCTAGAAGGTGAAATTCCCAAGGGAGGATCTTTTGGAAACTTCTCGGCTAAATCATTTGAGGGAAACAAATTATTATGTGGTTCACCCAATCTACAAGTCCCACCATGTAAAACTAGCATCCACCATACATCAAGAAAAAATGCTCTTCTCCTAGGGATTGTCTTGCCATTGAGTATTGTGTCTATGATAGTAGTCATTTTGTTGATCTCTAGATATAGAAAGAGAGGAAAACAACTACCAAATGATGCTAATATGCCACCAGTGGCAACTTGGAGAAGGTTTTCATATCTAGAGCTTTTTCAAGCAACAGACGGATTTAGTGAAAACAATCTAATTGGTAGAGGAAGTTTTGGCTCTGTTTACAAAGCAAGAATTCAAGATGGGATGGAGGTTGCAGTAAAGGTTTTTCACCTGCAATGTGGAGGAGTATTTAAGAGTTTCGATGTTGAATGTGAGGTGATGAAAAGTATTCGCCATCGAAACcttatcaaaatcatcagtACTTGttcaaatgatgattttaaagCGTTGGTATTAGAATACATGCCTCATGGAAGTCTAGAAAAGTGTTTGTATTCGAGCAACTGCATTTtggatatttttcaaagattgaACATAATGATAGATATTGCAGTAGCTTTGGAATATCTGCACTTCGGTTATTCAGCTCTTGTAATTCATTGTGACTTAAAGCCTAGCAATGTATTGTTAGATGATAATATGGTTGCCCATTTGAGTGATTTTGGCATTGCAAAGCTCTTAACCGGAGAAGATCAATCTAAGAGTCAAACACAAACACTTGCCACAATAGGTTATATGGCACCAG AGTATGGAAGAGAAGGACGAGTATCCACAAATGGGGATGTTTACAGCTTTGGAATTATGTTAATGGAAACATTTACAAAGAAGAAACCTACTGATAAAATTTTTGCTGGAGAAATGACGTTAAAGTATTGGGTTAGTAATTTGTTACCCATTTCAGTCATGGAAATTGTCGATGCAAATCTACTAAGTCGGGAGGACAAACATTTTGCCGCCAAAGAACAATGTGTGTCGTTTGTCTTCAATTTGGCTATGGAGTGCACTGTAGAATCAGCAGAGCAGAGAATCAATGCAAAAGAAATTGTAACaagacttttaaaaattagagactcTTTGCTTATCTGTACAAGagaatcaaaattgaattga